In a single window of the Gossypium hirsutum isolate 1008001.06 chromosome D02, Gossypium_hirsutum_v2.1, whole genome shotgun sequence genome:
- the LOC107909513 gene encoding OVARIAN TUMOR DOMAIN-containing deubiquitinating enzyme 1, with the protein MQNQDGAVADREKESAVSIPISEVDDWANFADDDIMQQQSAIHAEEAKKIPFVGDKEPLSMLAAEYESGSPILLEKIKVLDQQYAAIRRTRGDGNCFFRSFMFSYLEHILESQDRAEVDRIKGNVEECRKTLQSLGHTDFTFEDFFSLFLEQLECVLQGNEDSISQDELILRSRDQSISDYVVMFFRFVTSGEIRKRSEFFEPFILGLTNATVEQFCKSSVEPMGEESDHVHITALSDALGVPIRVVYLDRSSCDIGGVSVNHHDFLPTSGDKSNAKGGSTVPVKPFITLLYRPGHYDILYPK; encoded by the exons ATGCAAAATCAGGATGGAGCGGTAGCTGATAGGGAAAAGGAATCTGCTGTATCCATTCCCATTTCTGAAGTTGATGACTGGGCAAATTTCGCAGATGATGATATCATGCAGCAACAATCTGCCATTCATGCTGAGGAGGCCAAGAAAATTCCATTTGTTGGTGACAAG GAACCACTCTCTATGTTGGCAGCTGAATATGAATCAGGAAGTCCTATATTGCTAGAAAAAATAAAG GTGCTTGATCAGCAATATGCAGCCATTAGAAGAACGCGAGGAGATGGAAACTGCTTTTTCCGGAGTTTTATGTTTTCATACCTT GAACATATTTTGGAATCTCAAGACCGTGCTGAGGTTGATCGTATCAAAGGCAATGTTGAAGAATGTAGAAAGACACTTCAGAGCTTAGGCCACACAGATTTTACATTTGAGGACTTTTTTTCG TTATTCCTTGAGCAGCTGGAATGCGTTCTTCAAGGAAATGAAGATTCCATAAG TCAGGATGAATTAATACTAAGGAGTCGAGATCAGTCAATTTCCGACTATG TTGTAATGTTCTTCAGGTTTGTTACCTCTGGTGAAATACGAAAGCGATCAGAGTTTTTCGAACCCTTTATTTTGGGATTAACAAATGCAACAGTGGAACAG TTTTGCAAGTCATCCGTAGAGCCAATGGGTGAAGAGAGTGATCATGTGCACATTACTGCCCTTTCAGACGCTCTGGGCGTGCCAATTCGTGTTGTGTACCTTGATCGGAGCTCTTGTGACATTGGTGGTGTTAGTGTAAACCATCATGATTTTCTTCCTACTTCGGGCGATAAGTCAAATGCTAAAGGTGGTAGCACTGTCCCTGTCAAGCCTTTTATTACCTTGCTATATCGTCCAGGCCACTATGACATTCTCTATCCAAAGTGA